A single Lolium perenne isolate Kyuss_39 chromosome 6, Kyuss_2.0, whole genome shotgun sequence DNA region contains:
- the LOC139832912 gene encoding uncharacterized protein, producing MDTRATPTALEESTLRLASMNLTVGGEPPAIKPPSTTPTTTTTVRKRTPGRWRRIPRLWYHPPPHLPETKAMIDKGNLATLENIEFIRNMREEDCHLETPEDVRDFHAFKEKMVRSLTLIVNATPETIFLSYKRFSDTKPEHLTAEAMEAHILPQFPDRCRQAEHFAKLALAHYNNSKKSRKFKLATTLLSNCFSESSGTTYGHVNFTAVLEENAAAQPTSETKTKRLFFAELMLVPQLLADPNAEPMRVVHVYVIDDKYCYGGCKKIFRKIDHKMRREMDYERCHACSDLIKHPEGHLFGGGHDSTRMSYFSAV from the coding sequence GAGCCGCCGGCCATCAAGCCGCCGTCCACCACAcccacgacgacgacgacggtgaGAAAGAGGACTCCCGGGAGGTGGAGGAGGATCCCACGCCTGTGGTACCATCCACCGCCCCACTTGCCGGAGACGAAAGCGATGATCGACAAGGGTAACCTGGCGACGCTTGAGAACATCGAGTTCATCAGGAACATGCGCGAGGAGGACTGCCACCTGGAGACTCCCGAGGACGTCCGCGACTTCCACGCCTTCAAGGAGAAGATGGTCCGCTCCCTCACCCTGATCGTCAACGCCACCCCCGAGACCATCTTCCTCTCCTACAAGCGGTTCAGCGACACCAAGCCCGAGCACCTCACCGCCGAGGCCATGGAGGCGCACATACTACCGCAGTTTCCCGACCGCTGCCGGCAAGCAGAGCACTTCGCGAAACTCGCTCTAGCCCACTACAACAACAGCAAGAAGTCGCGCAAGTTCAAGCTGGCCACGACTCTTCTGTCCAACTGCTTCTCCGAGTCGTCTGGGACGACATATGGGCATGTAAATTTCACTGCTGTTCTTGAGGAGAATGCCGCCGCGCAACCCACATCAGAGACCAAGACCAAGAGGCTGTTCTTCGCTGAGCTTATGCTCGTTCCGCAGCTTCTGGCGGATCCGAACGCTGAGCCGATGCGTGTGGTGCATGTGTATGTCATTGATGATAAGTACTGCTATGGTGGGTGCAAGAAGATATTCAGAAAGATTGATCACAAGATGAGGCGTGAGATGGATTATGAGCGTTGCCATGCTTGCAGTGACCTTATTAAGCATCCCGAAGGGCACCTCTTTGGTGGAGGGCATGATAGCACCAGAATGTCATACTTCTCTGCTGTGTAG